CTCGGGGCCCGGCGGTCGTACGCCAGGATGTCGAGCACGCTCTCCCGGCCCACCGCGACGCCCGCCGGGGGCGCGGGGCGGTCCATCACCGAGAGCAGCGAGCGGCACGCGAGGTCCTCCTCGGCCCACGGGTCCTCGAGCAGGCTCTGCACGTGCACGTCGAGCAGGCGGGCGGTGTCGTCCGCACGCTCGATGTACCGGCCGATCCAGAACAGCGACTCCGCGATCCGGCTCAGCACGTGCCCACCCCGTCCTGCGCCTGCTGCTGCTGCATGACCTGGGCCCGCAGGTCGTGCGGGTTCGCGTCGATCGGCACCGACGACGACGCCGGCACCGTCTGCGGCGTCGTGTCGCCCGCCGGCTGCGCACGCCTCGGCAGCGCACCGCCGAGCACCCACGTGTCCTTCGAGCCGCCGCCCTGCGAGCTGTTCACCACGAGCTGCCCCTCGGGGAGCGCGACGCGCGTCAGACCGCCCGGCAGCACCCACACGGAGTCGCCGTCGTTGACCGCGAACGGGCGCAGGTCGACGTGCCGCGGCCGGAGCCGGTCCTCGATGAGCGTCGGGACGGTCGAGAGCTGCACGACCGGCTGCGCGATCCACCCGCGAGGGTCCGCGACGAGCCGGTCGCGCAGCGCCGCGAGCTCGGCGCGCGACGCGCGCGGCCCGACGACGAGCCCCTTGCCGCCCGAGCCGTCGACCGGCTTCACGACGAGCTCGTCGAGGCGGTCGAGCACCTCCTCGAGCGCCCCGGGGTCCTCGAGCCGCCAGGTGTCGACGTTGGCCAGCACGGGCTCCTCACCGAGGTAGTAGCGGATGAGGTCGGGGACGTAGGTGTAGACCAGCTTGTCGTCGGCGACGCCGTTGCCCACCGCGTTGGCGATCGTGACGGTGCCCGCCCGCGCGCACGTCATGAGGCCGGGGCTGCCGAGCAGCGAGTCGGACCGGAACGCGACCGGGTCGAGGTACTCGTCGTCGACGCGGCGGTAGATGACGTCGACGCGCCGGCGTCCCTGCGTCGTGCGCATCCACACGCGCCCGCCCGCGCAGAACAGGTCGCGGCCCTCGACGAGCTCGACGCCCATCGACCGCGCGAGCAGCGAGTGCTCGAAGTACGCGCTGTTGTAGACGCCCGGGGTCAGCACGACGACGGTCGGGTCGTCGACGCCGTGCGGCGCGGCGGCCGTGAGCGCGGCGAGCAGGCGCCGCGGGTAGTCCTGCACGGGGCGGATGCGCAGCGCGGCGAACAGCTCGGGGAAGGTCTGGGCCATGGCGCGGCGGTTCGAGAGCACGTAGCTCACGCCGCTCGGCACGCGCACGTTGTCCTCGAGCACCCGGAACCTGCCCACCTCGTCGCGCACGAGGTCGATCCCGGAGACGTGCACGCGGACCCCGTTGGGCGGCTGGATGCCCCGGGCGGCGCGGTGGAAGTGCGTCGAGGAGACGACGAGCCCGCGCGGCACGACGCCGTCGGCGACGGCCTTCTGCGGCCCGTAGACGTCCGCGAGGAACGCCTCGAGCGCACGGACGCGCTGCGCGACCCCCGGCGCGACGTGGTCCCACTCGGCGCCGGTCAGCACGCGCGGCGTGACGTCGAGCGGGAACGGCCGCTCCTCGCCCGCGAAGTCGAACGTGACACCCTGCGCGAGGTACGAGCGGGCCAGGGTGTCGGCGCGTGCGCGCAGCTCGGCGGCGGAGAGCTGGGCGAGCGACGAGTGCACGTGCTCGTACGCCGGCCGCACCCCGCCCACGCCGTCGAGCATCTCGTCCCAGGCCGCCCCGGCCGGGTAGTCGTCGAACACGTCCGCCATGATCCGGACCCTAACGGCGCCGTGGGTCCGGCGCGTTACGGGCGCCCCGCGCCACGCCGTGGCCCGCCGGTAGGGTTCCCCCGTGCGCGGACGGACGTGGGTGCGGGTGCTCGATGCGGTGCTGCGCGCCGTGACGTCCGGCGGCGGTCCTGGGGCGTCCGGGAGCGGGTCCGGCCGGGGCGGCACGTCCGGCTCCGCGACGCAGCCCCCGGCCCGGCGCGCTCCGCTCCGGCGGACCCGCACCACCGCGGACCGTCCGGCAGCGGACCGGGGCACCGCAGCCCGCGGCGGCGGGGACGCCGGCCGCGGCGCCCAGCCCGCGCCGGCCCCTCGGTCGGGTCGCGAACGGTCCGCGGCGCGGCCCGAGGGCGACTACACCGGCGTCGTCCGCCCCCAGTACTCCCCCGACCCCGACGGCCGCGCCGACCCGGGCGAGATCGTGTGGACGTGGGTCCCCTACGAGGACGACCCGTCGCAGGGCAAGGACCGCCCCGTGCTCCTCGTCGGGCGCGACGGGCCGGACCTCCTCGGGCTCATGCTCACGAGCAAGGACCACTCGCGCGACGCGGCCGACGAGGCGCGCTGGGGTCGGGTGTGGCTCGACATCGGTGCGGGCGACTGGGACTCCCGGCGCCGCCCGAGCGAGGTCCGCCTCGACCGCGTGCTCCGCGTCGACCCGGACGCGGTGCGCCGGGAGGGCGCCGTGATGCAGCGCGCACAGTTCGACCGGGTCACGGGCTCGCTCGCGGAGCACCACGGCTGGTAAGATAGTAAATCGCGTGTCCGCCCAGGTCGGCGGGCACTGGTCCAGTTCCTCTCCGCGGGTGTCCCCACGCCCCAGTCCCGGAACCAGACGGGCCCTCTACGACCTATCCGACGCTCAGGCGACACACCAGAAAGTCCACACGTGGCAAACATCAAGTCCCAGATCAAGCGCATCGGCACCAACGAGAAGGCGCGCCTGCGCAACAAGGCCGTCAAGTCGGAGCTCAAGACGCACGTGCGCCGCGTCCGCGAGGCCGTCGCCGGTGGCGACAAGGAGGCCGCCTCGGTCGCGCTGGTCAGCGCGTCGAAGAAGCTCGACAAGGCCGCCTCGAAGGGCGTCATCCACCAGAACCAGGCGGCGAACAAGAAGTCCGCTCTGGCGAAGGCCGTCGGCTCGCTCTGACACCTCGCGCTCAGCGCACCGTACGACGAAGGCGCCGCCCGTCCAGGGCCGGCGCCTTCGTCGTACCCGCTGTCCCCGTCCGGCCCGGGCAACCGTGACGCCGAGGGGCGCGCCCCGGACGCGACGAAGGCGTCACCCCCCCTGCGGGGCGACGCCTTCGTTCTCTCCGACCCGACGGGCCTCAGCCAGCTGCGGCGGTCCATGCCTCCCGCAGCGTCGCCGGGACCGTGGGTCGGAAACCTGCCTCGCGCAGTGCGCGGTCGAACGCGTGCGCGGCGCCGGCCACGTCCCCGTGGCCGAGGAAGCGGTCGCCGAGCTCGCGCCACGCCGCTGCCGACTGCCGGGTCGCGGACATCATGCCGAGCATGTCCGCCGCCCAGCGGTACGCCCGCGCCGCGCCGGCGACGTCCTCCCGGGCGTGCAGCGCGTCACCGAGCGCGAGCTGGGCGACCGCGGTCTCGAGACGCGGCTGGTCGCCGAGCCGTCGCAGCGCCTCACGGGCGCTGGCCTCGGCGACGTCGAGGTCACCGAGCACGAGGTGCGCGCGCGAGCGCTCCACGTCGACGCGCGAGAGCTCGATCTCGGAGCCGATCACGAGCAGGTCGGGCAGCGCACGGTCGAGCTGGCGCAGCGCCTCGTGCGGCTCGGCCGGCTCGCTGCGCAGGAGCAGCCACGCGTAGTTGAGCCGCAGGCGCGGGAGGTCACGACCGAGCTCGCCCTCGCCCAGCAGCGCGAGCGCGCGCTCGGTGTACCGCTGCGCGAGCGGGTAGTCGCGGCGCTGCTCGGCGACGAGCGCGGCGTTCCAGTACACGCTGCCCCGTCCGCGCGGGCTGCCGAGCGCCTCTGCCTGGCGGACCAGCTCCGCGGCGCGGTGCGTCGCGTACAGGAGGTCACCGCGCTCGACGTAGGCCCACAGGACCGTCGACGCCAGGCGCAGGTGCTCGTCGGTGCCGGACATGCCGCCGGCCTCGAGCTCGTTCAGGATGCGCTCGCCGACCTCGACCGCGCGGTGCATGTCGCCGCCCTCGAGGTACGAGGCGACGAGCCCGGTCGCGATGGCCGCGGAGTCGAGGTTGTGCGACCGGGCACGGGCGTCGTCGAGCAGCGGCTCGAGGATGGCCACCGCGGACTCGAGGTCACCGAGGGCCTCGTGCGCGCGCGCCAGGGTCATGAGCGCCTCGACGCGGACGGCGTTCGTCACGCTGGTGAGGTCGATCGCGGAGATGCGCGTCCGGGCGCCCGCGGGCTCGCCGGCGCTGAGGTCCAGCTTCGCGTAGTCGATCTCGAGCCGGGCGCGGGCCTCGTTGGGGCCGTCGTCGCCGTGCTTGAGGTACTCGACCGTCGACCCCAGCCGCTGCGCGAGCACGGTGAGCGCGGAGTCCGTGGGCTCACGACGCCCGGCCTCGATCAGCGAGATGTAGCTGGGCGAGAAGGAGTCGCCCGCGAGGGCGGTCTGGGAGAGCCCCGCAGCGAGCCGCGCCTGCCGGACCCGGTCAGCGATCGTCGTCATAGTCGGTCACTGTACCTGTGACGACCCGGAATTACCGCCCCTGACAGCGGGCGAATTTCCGACCACGTGGTAGCGGACGATGGGGCGCCCGCTACCACGCCGGTCGCTGGCTCAGCCGGCGAGACGGCGTGAGCTGCTCAGTTCATGTTCATGCGGCAGCAGCCCGTGGCACCGCCGGACATGAGGCTCACCTCGGAGGCGTGCGCGGACGCCGCGGCGGAGAAGGAGAGCGCGGCGGCGAGGGCGAGGGCGGCGACGGCCTTGAGCGAAGACGACATGGGAAGGCTCCTGTCATAACTGATTGACTGCGTGTCACGTCTATCATGACCGATCCCGAGCGCCGAGTCGCCCCTTTCACAGGGCTCTGGCACAGCTCCGCCCAATCGAGTGACCCGCCCGAATCGGGCAGCGCGGATTCCCCGGCGTCGTCGCAGTTCAGCCGATCGGAGGAGTGTCAAGTCAGGGATGGTTATGGTGTCATAGTTGTCATGACCGGAGACAAGGACGCACTGGCGGCACAGCTCGCCGCCGCGGTGGACGACGCGATCTCCGACAGCGCGCGGCACGACTGGGCGCAGCACCTCGCTCGCGAGCGCGTGCTCGTCGGGCGGCAGGGGATCTTCTCGCCGCGCCTGCGGCCCTTCGCCTACCAGCTCTCGTTCCGCCCGCCGGGCACCGGCGGCCAGCCCGCGCCGCACCACGCCACCTGGACCGAGCTGCAGCACGAGCGCGCGACCGCGCACGTCCTGCGGGCGACCTTCGGCCGCGCGGACCTCGAGCAGGTCGCCCACGGTCGCTGGATGTTCGTGCGCTTCCCGCGCGCCTACCTCGTCCAGGACCTGCCCGTGCCGGCCCGTCCCGACCGACTCGTCATCGAGATCGCGGACAACGTCGAGGTCGACACGGAGGTCATCGCGGGCGTGCGGCGGCTGCGCGAGCGCGGGTTCCGCGTCGCCATCCCCGGCTTCGTCAGCCGGCCGGGGCAGCGCCGGCTGCTCCCCCACACCGACTTCGTGAAGATCGACGTGCGCGACCTCGACGTCGAGGGACGCCCGGTCGTCGAGCTCGCCCGGTCGTACGGCGCGCTCCTCGTCGCCGAGTACATCGAGCACCCCTGGATGCTGCACCAGAGCCGTGACCTCGGGTTCGACCTCTTCCAGGGGAACCTGCTCGAGCCGTCGGCCACCCTGGACCGCTCCGCGGCTCGGCTGCTCCGCCCCGTCGGCTGACCGGGGTCTCCACCGCCGGTCCCGCTCTCGCCGGACCGGCGCAGCCACGGGACGACGGGGGCGCCGGGCGGCCGACTGGCGAGATGTCCTGACTCGCGTCATCATCCGCGATGTGCGCGCTCTCATCCGGTGTGACCCTCGCAGCGCCCGCCGCCGTCCCCCGTTCGCACCGGCGGCGGCACGCCCCGGCAGAGCGCAGCGGCCCCACGGGTCCTGACGACGCCGTCGCCGCCGTCGGTCGGCGCATCCCGGTCGGGAGGCAGCCCATCACGGACCCGGACGGGACGCCGCGGGCCTACGAGTTCCTGTACCGGTCGCTCGCATCCGAGCGCGTCGGCGTGGACCGGTGGGCCGCCGCGCAGCAGGACGTCGCGACGGGCGCCGTGCTCCACTCGGTCTTCGCCGACCGCGGCGTCGGGATCGCTGCCGCCGGCTGCCCCGCCTTCGTCAACGTGACCCGGTCCTACCTCGTCGGCGCGCTCCCGCTGCCCGCGGACCCGGCCCGGCTCGTCCTGGAGGTCGTCGAGTCGGTGCAGGTCGACGCCGAGGTGCTTGCCGGCGTCGCCCGGCTCCGGGCCGCCGGGTTCCGGATCGCCGTCGACGACTTCGTCGCCCTGCCCGACCAGCTGCGCCTGCTGCCCTTCGCCGACTTCGTCAAGATCGACCACCGCGACCTCGTGCGCCACGGGAGGCCGCTCCTCGAGCTCGCGTCCCGGTTCGGCGCCCGCCTCGTCGCCGAGCACCTCGAGACCACCGAGGCGCTCGACGCCTGCGTCACGGCGGGCTTCACCCTCCTCCAGGGCGACGTGCTCGCCCCGACGGTGGTGCTGCCCGGCGCGGAGCCCGCTCCGGTGGGACCGAGCGCGGCCGCGCCCGCGCTCGCGTCAGCGCGAGCCCGCTGAGGCCACGCGGAGCACCGCCCGCTCGACCGCGAACTGCGGGTCCCGGCTCTCGCCCTTCACCTCGGCATCGGCCTGCGCGACCGCGCTGATCGCCACCGCGAGACCCTCGGGGGTCCAGCGTGCGAGGTCGCGCTGCGCACGGTCGACCTGCCACGGGGCGAGCCCCAGATCGCGGACGGCACCCGAACCGCGACCCCGCACCGCCGCCACCTTCGCGAGCGTGCGCAGCTTGGCCCCGAGCGCCGCGACGATGGGCACCGGGTCGACACCCGTCGCGAGCGCGTGCCGCAGGAGTGCGACGGCGTTCCCCGCGTCGCCCTCGATCGCGGCGTCGGCCACGCGGAAGCCGGTCGCCTCGATGCGCCCGCCGTAGTACCGCTCGACGGCCGCCTCCCCGATCGTGCCCGTGGTGTCCGCGACGAGCTGGGCGCATGCCGACGCCAGCTCGCGCAGGTCGCTGCCGACGGCGTCGACGAGTGCCCGCACCGCCTTCGCGTCCGCCCGGCGCTTCGCCCGCCGGAGCTCCGCCGTGACGAACGCAGTCTTGTCGGAGTCCTTCTTGAGCGCCTCGCACGCCACGACGGGCCAGCGCCCGGCGCGCACGGTGTCCAAAAGCTTCTTGCCCCGCTGGCCGCCGCCGTGCCGCAGCACGAGCACCACGTCGTCCTGCGGCGCGGCGACGTACGCGAGCGCGTCGGTGAGCAGCTCGTCCGTCGCACGCTCGACGGACTCGACGATGACGAGGCGGTCCTCGGCGAACAACGACGGGCTGGTCACGACACCCAACGACCCGGTGCCGTAGTCGGCGGCGTCCAGGCGCGTCACCTCCACGCCGGCGTCGCGCTCGCGGGCGAGCGCGACGAGCCGCTCGACCGCACGGTCCGCGAGCAGACCCTCGGGCCCCGCCACCAGGACGACCGCAGCCAGCTCGACCTCGTCCCAGCCGATGCCCGGTGCGGCAGGGCGTCCGCCGGAGGTCGCACGGGAGCTGGAGCGGGTCGGGGTCGGCACGCGACCAGCCTGCCATGCCGGACCCACGTCCCGACGCACAGCGCGACGGGTGCCCGGCGTCGACCTCGGGCACCGGGCACGGGGCCGGCGCCGGACGCGTGTGCCGCTCAGGTGCTGGCCCTACGGCGCCCGGGCACGCGCTCCGTCGCGGTGCCCACCCCGTGGTCGACGTCCCCCGGTGGGCGGCCCAGGAGCAGGGCGAGCCCGGCGGCCGTGCCCGCGGCGAGCAGGACCAGGCCGACGACGCCCGGCGTCCACGCGACCTGGGCGCCCGGCAGCGCCGCCGCGACACGCGCCACGGTCGCGATCCACCAGCACGCGAGGCCGGCCAGCTCCGCCAGGATCACCCCCGCGGCGTGCCACCACGGCGACACCAGCGCCGCGAGGAGGCCCAGCACGGTCGCGGGCGCCACCGCGGGCGCGACGAGCACGTTGGCCGGGACCGCGTACAGCGCGACCGCCGGGCTCAGGAGCAGCACGACCGGCGCGCACACGCTCTGCGCCGCGACCGGGACCGCGAGCGCGTACGCGACCGGCGCCCGCGCCGATCCGGACCACCGCCGCGCGAGCGGGCCCGCGAGCAGGACGAGCCCGGACGTCGCCACGACGGACAGCACGAAGCCGAGCTCGCGTGCCAGCCACGGGTCCGCCACGAGGAGCACCACGACCGCGGCCGCGAGCGCCGGGACCGCCCGTGCGGGTCGGCCGAGCACGAGCGCCCCCAGCCCGACCGCGCCCATCGCCGCCGCGCGCAGCACGCTCGGCCCCGGGTGCACGAGCACGACGAACCCGAGCATCACCGCGCAGACGACCGCGGCCCGTGCGCGGCGCGGCAGCCCGGCGGCTCCGGTGAGCACGAGCACGCCCGCGCCGACGATCGAGAAGTGGGCGCCCGAGACGGCGGTCACGTGCGTCAGCCCGGAGTCGCGCATCGCCCGGTCCAGGTCGTCCGGCAGCGCGGACGTGTCGCCGACGGCGATCCCCGGCACGAGCCCGCGCGCGTCCGCACCCAGCCCGGCGCACACGTCACGGAGCCCGGACCGCACGGCGTCGACCGCGAGGAGCGCGCCGCCCGGTGGCTCGACCAGCGCGGGTGTCCCGCCGGCCTGCAGCAGCGCCACCGCGCGGCGCCCCGGTGTCCCGGGCGCCAGCCGACCGCGCACCACCACCCGGGCGCCGTACGAGACGCCCGGCCACGGGGACCCGGTCAGGACGGTCACGGGCGCCGACGCCGCCCGGTGCTCGCCCCGCGTCCCGACGTCGTCGACGGCGAGCGTCGCGCGGTACCGCGGCGGGGCGTCGGGCGGCCCGGACCGGACGCGGGCGGGCTCGGAGGTGAGCGTGCCGGTGAGGGTCACGGTCGCGCCGGAGGCGGCCAGCCCGTCGAGGTCGCCGGCGTCCCGGGCCGCGAGCTGGCTCGCACCGGCGAGCAGCACGCCCGCGACGACACCGCAGGTCAGCACCACCTGGCCGGCGGCGCAGCGGTGCAAGCGCCGGGTGCGACGTGCAGCCGCGGAGCGGCGCTGCGGTCGGGTCGGAGGTGCAGCGGCGGAGCGGCGCTGCGGTCGGGTCGGAGGTGCAGCGCCGGAGCGGCCCTGCGGTCGGGTCGGAGGTGCAGCGGCCGAGCGGCGCTGCGGTCGGGTGGGACGTGCGAGGGTGCCGGGGCCGGGGCCGGCGTCAGGGCCCGGGCCGGGCGACACGGCGCTGTCGACCGACCCGGTGGCGGCACGGGGTCCCGGGCGCGTGGTTCCCGCGCGGCGCACGGCCCGCAGAGCACGCGCGGCCCGCAGGGCACGCACGGCCCGCAGGGCACGCACAGCGACGCCGAGCGGCACCGACCCAGCCGCGATCCCGGCGGCCAGTGCCCACGGCGCGGGCAGCACGACGACGACCACCGCCGCCGCCCACGCGGCGAGCGCCGCCGGGACGAGCCGCAGGTCGAGAGGCACGCTCACGTCACACCCGCACGGCCGGCGCGAGGCGCTCGAGGAGCGCGGGGCCGATGCCCTCGACCTCCGCGAGCTCGTCGAGCGACCGGAACCGCCCGTGCTCCTCGCGCCACGCGAGGATGCGGCCGGCGAGCACCGGGCCGATGCCCGGCAGCGCGTCGAGCGCTGTCACGTCCGCGGTGTTGAGATCGAGCGGCCCTGCGCTCCCCGCGGCGTCGGTGGCCGGACCCGCCGGCGCGGCGGGTGCCGCCTCCCCCACGGCGGAGACCGCGACCTGCTCGCCGTCGACGAGGACCCGCGCGAGGTTGAGGGCAGCGAGGTCCGCGGACGACGACGGACCGCCTGCCGCCGTCAGGGCGTCCGACACGCGCGAGCCCTCGGGCAGCTCGATGATCCCCGGCTGCGCGACCTGCCCCACCACGTGCACGACGACCTGACCGGCGCGCTCGGCGGATCCGGCGGCGGTCCCCGCACCGGTCGGGGCATCGGCGCCGCCCGCAACGTCGGCGCCGGTCGCGGCGTCCGGCTCCGGCTCGGCGCCGACCACCTCACCGGTCGCCCCCGGCGCTCCGGTGACCTCCGGGAGCTCGACCGCGTGCCCCACCTGCGGCACGAGCGCGGGCGCCGCGCGGGCGACCACGACGCCCGCGACGAGGGCCACCGCGAGCGCCGCGACGAGCCCGAGCCGCGTCGGCACGGCCCAGCGCCGCGCTGCTGCTCCGGCGCCGACCTCGTGCTCGCGCTCGAGCGGCGAGCCGTAGCGGCCGGCGTACTCGTCCCGCGCACGAGCGAGCCGTCCCGTCGCGACCCGCCGGACGACGTCCTCGGCGCCCGCCAGGGTGCCGTCATCGAACCCCTCGGCCCGGGCCCGCGTCGTGGTCCCGGACAGGGCCTCGGGATCGTCGACCCATCCCGGACCCGGTTCAGGTAGCGGCTCCCCGCCCGGTTCCGGCTCCCAGGCGGCGCCGGGGCCCTGTCTCGCACCCGAACCCGGCGTCGGTCCGCGCCCGGGCCTGCGGCTCACGTCCGGACCCACCGTCTCGTTCTGCTCCGCGTCCGGACCCAGCGTCTCGTTCTGCTCCGCGTCCGGACCCACCATCTCGTCCTGCTCCGCCTGCGCGTCGGGGTCCGCACCGCCCGCCACCTCGAGACCGCGCCGCCGGAGTGGGGCCTCGCGCAGCCCGTCCAGCGCCCGTCGACCTCCGCCCTGCTCGCCGGCCGCGCTCCACGCTGCCGACGCCGCGCGCTCGCCCCCGGCATGATCGCCGCCGTCCGGGTGGGACGACGGGTGTCCGTCGGAGGCCACGCCGACCACGCGCGCGCGGCCGTCGACCGCCACACCGCGCACGCGCGCCTCCGGACCGTCGCCCGGACCCGGCCGTCCGTCCGCCGGCGCAGGGGCACCGGTCCCGCGCGCGTGGCGCGAGTCACGCCCGTCCACGACGCGCAGCTCCGGCCACCGCGGTCGCACGGTGCCCGGCGCCGCGGCGACGTCGCCGGACGTCGCCGGTGCGACGCGCGGCACGGGTGACGTCGGTGTCCGGAGCTCGTCCGCGCGGAGCGCCGTGCCGGGGTCCGATCCAGGCACGCCCGGGAAGGGCGCCGACGTCCGAGGGAAGGACCCCGCCGCACGACGTGGGACCGCCGCAGGACTGGAGCCCGCCGTCCCCGACACCCGACCCGCCGCGCTGCCGAGCGAGCGCGACGGGTCGGCACCGCCCGGCTCGCCGCCGGGGAACGAGCCCGCCACCCCGGGCACCGAGCCCTCCGGGCCGTCGGGCGGGCTCCTCCGGTCGACGACGCCTGGCTCGGCGCCGCGGAACGAGCCCGCCGCCCCGAGCACCGCACCCGCACTGCCACCGAGCGGACTCGGCGCGTCGGAAACGCCCGGCTCGGCCCCCGGGCCGCGCTGCGGCGTCCAGCGCCGCGTGGCACCGGGGTGCGGCGTCGGTGCGGGGCTCAACGCCTCGAGTCGGCGCCGGGCGGAGTCGGAGGGGTCGGGGGCTCGGACCATGCCGCGACCGTACGGAGGGCCGGGTCACCGGCATCGCCCGCCCGCGGCCACCAGGACGGCGTCGGTGCGGTCAGGCGGCTGGGGGTGCGTCGGCGTCGGCGACCACCAGGGCGAGCACCCCGGGGCCCGCGTGCGCGCCGAGCACCGCGCTCACCTCGCACACCTCGACGGTGCACGCACTCCCGGCGAGCCGGGACCGCAGGGACTCGGCCACCTCCGCACCGAGCTCCGGCTGGCCGAGGTGGTGGACGGCCACGCGTGCGCGCCCGCGGCCGTGCACGTCGGCGACGACGAGGGCCTCGAGACGTTCACGGGCGGCCCGACGCGTCCGGACCTTCTCCGCGACCTCGATCCGGCCGGACCGCAGCGCGAGGATCGGGCGCAGGCCGAGCACGGTGCCCAGCGCGGCCGCGGTGGCGCTGAGCCGGCCGCCACGGCGCAGGTGGTCGAGCGAGTCGACGAGGAACCAGGCGTGCGCGTCGGCCGCGACCTGACGTGCCCGCTCGGCGACCGCGGCCCCGTTCGGCAGGGGTGCCGGCTCGTCGGCGGCGGGTGCCGGCGACCGGTCACGCCGCCTCCCGAACGGACCGTGCCACGTGCGCGACCCCGCGACGGGCGGGGCCGGGTCCGGCGCGCCCACCGACACCCCGCCGCGCGCCAGCCGCGCAGCCGAGAGGACCGCAAAGCCGAGCCCCATCGCGACCGAGCGCGAGTCGACGACGTGCACGGGGAGCGGCGCCGCGAGGGCGGCGAGCTGCGCGCCACGCACCGTGCCCGAGAGGTCCCCGGAGAGGTGCACGGACACGATCTCCCGCGCTCCCCCGGCAGCAGCACGCGCGTACGCGTCGGCGAACGCGGCGGGCGACGGCTGCGAGGTCGTGACGCGCTGCCCCGCCCCGAGCGCCGCCGTCAGCGCGGCGGGGTCCAGGTCGCGCCCCTCGTGCAGGCGCTCGCCACCGAGGACGACCTCGAGCGGCACCACCACGACGCCCCACCGCTCGAGCTCGTGCGCGGGCAGCGACGCCGTCGAGTCCGTCACGACGGCGACGCGCGGCGGCGCGACCTCGCGAGAGCCCGGGCCGCGCCGCGTGCGGTCGGGCACGGCGGTCAGGCCGGCACGACGTTGACCAGGCGCGGCGCCCGGACGATCACCGTGCGGACGTCACGACCCGCGAGCGCCCGCTGGACGCCCGGGTCGGCGAGCGCGATCTCGCGCAGCGCGTCCTCGGTGGCGTCGGCGGGGACCTCGGCACGACCGCGCACCTTGCCCTGGACCTGGAGCACGCACGTCACGGTGTCCTCGACGAGGTACCGCTCCTCGGCGACCGGGAACGGCGCGTGCGCGAGGGACTCGGTGTGGCCGAGGCGCGACCACAGCTCCTCGGCGATGTGCGGCGCGATCGGCGCGGTCATGAGCACGAGCGGCTCGACCGCCGCGCGCGGCACGGCCGGCAGGCTC
The Cellulomonas sp. NS3 DNA segment above includes these coding regions:
- a CDS encoding type II toxin-antitoxin system PemK/MazF family toxin, translated to MRGRTWVRVLDAVLRAVTSGGGPGASGSGSGRGGTSGSATQPPARRAPLRRTRTTADRPAADRGTAARGGGDAGRGAQPAPAPRSGRERSAARPEGDYTGVVRPQYSPDPDGRADPGEIVWTWVPYEDDPSQGKDRPVLLVGRDGPDLLGLMLTSKDHSRDAADEARWGRVWLDIGAGDWDSRRRPSEVRLDRVLRVDPDAVRREGAVMQRAQFDRVTGSLAEHHGW
- the holA gene encoding DNA polymerase III subunit delta; this encodes MPTPTRSSSRATSGGRPAAPGIGWDEVELAAVVLVAGPEGLLADRAVERLVALARERDAGVEVTRLDAADYGTGSLGVVTSPSLFAEDRLVIVESVERATDELLTDALAYVAAPQDDVVLVLRHGGGQRGKKLLDTVRAGRWPVVACEALKKDSDKTAFVTAELRRAKRRADAKAVRALVDAVGSDLRELASACAQLVADTTGTIGEAAVERYYGGRIEATGFRVADAAIEGDAGNAVALLRHALATGVDPVPIVAALGAKLRTLAKVAAVRGRGSGAVRDLGLAPWQVDRAQRDLARWTPEGLAVAISAVAQADAEVKGESRDPQFAVERAVLRVASAGSR
- a CDS encoding helix-turn-helix domain-containing protein, giving the protein MTTIADRVRQARLAAGLSQTALAGDSFSPSYISLIEAGRREPTDSALTVLAQRLGSTVEYLKHGDDGPNEARARLEIDYAKLDLSAGEPAGARTRISAIDLTSVTNAVRVEALMTLARAHEALGDLESAVAILEPLLDDARARSHNLDSAAIATGLVASYLEGGDMHRAVEVGERILNELEAGGMSGTDEHLRLASTVLWAYVERGDLLYATHRAAELVRQAEALGSPRGRGSVYWNAALVAEQRRDYPLAQRYTERALALLGEGELGRDLPRLRLNYAWLLLRSEPAEPHEALRQLDRALPDLLVIGSEIELSRVDVERSRAHLVLGDLDVAEASAREALRRLGDQPRLETAVAQLALGDALHAREDVAGAARAYRWAADMLGMMSATRQSAAAWRELGDRFLGHGDVAGAAHAFDRALREAGFRPTVPATLREAWTAAAG
- the rpsT gene encoding 30S ribosomal protein S20, which encodes MANIKSQIKRIGTNEKARLRNKAVKSELKTHVRRVREAVAGGDKEAASVALVSASKKLDKAASKGVIHQNQAANKKSALAKAVGSL
- a CDS encoding EAL domain-containing protein, giving the protein MTLAAPAAVPRSHRRRHAPAERSGPTGPDDAVAAVGRRIPVGRQPITDPDGTPRAYEFLYRSLASERVGVDRWAAAQQDVATGAVLHSVFADRGVGIAAAGCPAFVNVTRSYLVGALPLPADPARLVLEVVESVQVDAEVLAGVARLRAAGFRIAVDDFVALPDQLRLLPFADFVKIDHRDLVRHGRPLLELASRFGARLVAEHLETTEALDACVTAGFTLLQGDVLAPTVVLPGAEPAPVGPSAAAPALASARAR
- a CDS encoding circularly permuted type 2 ATP-grasp protein, with the translated sequence MADVFDDYPAGAAWDEMLDGVGGVRPAYEHVHSSLAQLSAAELRARADTLARSYLAQGVTFDFAGEERPFPLDVTPRVLTGAEWDHVAPGVAQRVRALEAFLADVYGPQKAVADGVVPRGLVVSSTHFHRAARGIQPPNGVRVHVSGIDLVRDEVGRFRVLEDNVRVPSGVSYVLSNRRAMAQTFPELFAALRIRPVQDYPRRLLAALTAAAPHGVDDPTVVVLTPGVYNSAYFEHSLLARSMGVELVEGRDLFCAGGRVWMRTTQGRRRVDVIYRRVDDEYLDPVAFRSDSLLGSPGLMTCARAGTVTIANAVGNGVADDKLVYTYVPDLIRYYLGEEPVLANVDTWRLEDPGALEEVLDRLDELVVKPVDGSGGKGLVVGPRASRAELAALRDRLVADPRGWIAQPVVQLSTVPTLIEDRLRPRHVDLRPFAVNDGDSVWVLPGGLTRVALPEGQLVVNSSQGGGSKDTWVLGGALPRRAQPAGDTTPQTVPASSSVPIDANPHDLRAQVMQQQQAQDGVGTC
- a CDS encoding EAL domain-containing protein; translation: MTGDKDALAAQLAAAVDDAISDSARHDWAQHLARERVLVGRQGIFSPRLRPFAYQLSFRPPGTGGQPAPHHATWTELQHERATAHVLRATFGRADLEQVAHGRWMFVRFPRAYLVQDLPVPARPDRLVIEIADNVEVDTEVIAGVRRLRERGFRVAIPGFVSRPGQRRLLPHTDFVKIDVRDLDVEGRPVVELARSYGALLVAEYIEHPWMLHQSRDLGFDLFQGNLLEPSATLDRSAARLLRPVG